CGCGGACGCGCTCCGGTTCTACATGCTGCGATCCTCCGCCCCATGGGAGGACATCGCCTTCCAGAACGAAGGGGTGAAGAACGCCCGGAAGATGCTCAACGTCTTCTGGAACGTGGTCAACTTCGCCACCCAGTACATGGCCATAGACAACTTCGACCCGAACTCGGTGGACTATGAGAGGTTGAAGGGCCACCTGCGGTCCGAGGACCGGTGGCTGATCTCCAAGACCGAGAAGCTGAAGCATGAGGTCACCCGCAACATCAACACCTATGACCTGCACAAGGCCTGCCGGGCCATCGAAGAGTTCATACTCGACGATCTGTCCCGCTGGTACGTGCGCCTGATCAGGGACCGGATGTGGAAGGAGGAGGGCGACCTGGACAAGCTGGCAGCCTACAAAGTCCTGTTCGATTCGGTCATGGCCACGAACCTGTTGCTGGCCCCCTTCTGCCCGCATGTCACCGAGGACATCTATCAGCATATGGACGGGACCAAGGGATCGGTCCATATGCTGGAATGGCCGTCCGCCGACCTGACCAAGGTCGATGAGCGGCTCGAGACCTCGATGAAGGAGTGCGCAGAACTGGTCGAGATCATCACCAGGGAGCGGCAGGCTCGCAACGTCAAGCTGCGGTGGCCGATGAAGCGCATCATCATCAAGGCCTCGACACAGGAGGCGATGGACTCCATCATGGCATTGGACGACATCCTGCTGGCCCAATCGAACACCAAGTCGGTGCAGTATGTGAAGCCCGGACAGGAATGGGACGAGACGATCCTGAACGTCATCCCCAACCCCCATGCCATAGGCAAGGTCTATCGGCAATGGTCCTCGAAGATCGCGGTGTTGCTGAAATCCAGGCCGGCCAAGCAGATCAAGGACAGCATCGACAAGGGCGAGTACTCCCTAGGCATCGAAGGCCAGCTGGTCAAGATCGAGCCCAACATGGTCTCGTTCACCTCCTCCCTGCCTAACGAGGTCGCCGGGGCCAAGTTCAGCGGCGGCGAGGTGTACCTCGACTTCCAGATCACCCCGGAGATAGAAGCGGAAGGGTTTGCCAGGGAGATAATCCGACGTATCCAGCAAATGAGAAAGGACATGAAGCTGGACGTTGAGGAGTTCGTCAAGGTCGAAGTTTCCGCCCCGGCCAAGATCACCGAGTACTTCAAGATGTGGAAAGAGCACATCATGTCCGAGACGAGGGCCAAGAAACTGGACTTCGTGGATCAGCCCATGGGCACCTACAACGTCACCTGGGAGGTCGAGGGGCACAAGATGGAGATCGCGATTGCCTCGACCCACATCAAGGAGGCCATGACCAAACTGGCCGGGATACCAGGGCTCACCCCGAAGATGGCGATGTGCCTGGCGGAAAAGGGTTTCTGCTCGGTCGATGACCTGAAGAACCTGGGTGAGGAGAAGCTCGGCGCCATGGAAGGGTTCACCAAGTCCGATGCCAAGCGCATCTTCAACCATCTCGTCAGAACAGAGGATGTCCGGAAATGCGATACCTGCGGATCGGCCCTGGAAGCGGATGGAAGATGCCCCACCTGCGTCCCCATTGCCCATAAGGGCACGCCCAAGGAACGGCTCCTGCCCTACCTGCTTAGAGTCCCCCGCATGAACAAGCTCAAGGCAGAGATGCTCTACGATGCCGGATTCGACAGCATCGAGAAGATCACAGCCGCCGGAAAAGAGGACCTCACCAACGTGAGCGGACTTGGGACCAGGACCATCGATGCCCTGTTGGTCTATGCCCAGGGCAGAGGTTTTCAGGCGACCGTCAAGTGTCAGTCCTGCGGCAACGACATCCAGCCTGACGAACTGAAATGTCCGAGCTGCGGAGCCGCGGTAAGGGACGACCTGGACGAGGACGAGGAGAGGGCGAAGCCCAAGCCAGTGGGTGAACTGGAACGGTCCTACGCATACCTCATCAAAGAGGAGAAGTCCGAAAGGGCCTATTCATATTTCGAGAAGGCCATCACCCAGGGGCTCAAAGGCTTCTGCGTTACGCGTAACTATCCTCTCAAGATCAGGACCAAATACAACATGGGCGACACTCAAATAGTCTGGCTGTCGAACGTTGGGAAGGAGGAGTCCCTGCGGCCGAAGGACCTGGAGAAACTGAGCTACTCACTGGAACAGTTCCTGGCGGCCAACTCGGGAGTGATACTGTTGGACGGGCTGGAATATCTCATAACCAACAACAACTTCCTGACCGTCCTGAGGTTCATACAGTCACTGAGGGACCAGGTGGCCATCAACCGCTCCATCCTGATCATGGCGCTGAACCCGTCGACCCTGGACCCGCACGAGCTGAACCTTCTGGAGAAAGAGGTCGACGTGGCCTTGTAAGGGCCCCCTTTTCCCGTGGCCGGTCGGCCAAACATTTTTCATTTCTTCTTTCTCACTTGATATGAATGCTGGTTGACCATAACGACAGACCCATAGACAGGAATGGTCACTGGTCCTATTTCCCGGGGTGGTCTCGGTCCGTGTCCGGAGGCGCTGAGATCCATCGGAAATCACACCTTTCAAGGGTGCAATGGTGGCGGAGTATTCCGAGCTCAAACCAGCTTGAGGTCGTTCAGCAGCTTCAGGAATCCGGGGACGACGTCGTAATCCCTGACCTCTTCCGGCCTCACCCATTTGTGGTCGGTATGTTCCCAATCGGTGGTCACATCCTGGCTCTCGGTCTCGAACAGGAAAGGATAGATGGTCCAAATGTGGCCAGGTTCCCTGATGATGATCGGGTCTGCCTTCGCCCTCATTACGAAGTCGTTGATCGAGAGTTCCTCTCGGATCTCTCTCGGAGCGGTCTGTTCCGGACTTTCCCCCGGCTCGATATAACCGCTCACACCGGCCCACTTGCCTTGGTTGGTCCCTACCTTGTCGCTGCGCTTCAAGATGAGGATCCTCTCTTTGCATTGCAGTATGCTGGTGGTGACCTCGCTTTCTTTGACACCGGCTATACTGACCATACCCGTGTCGCCATCCACGAAAACATCGTCACCATCACGGAACAACGATATGTCCAAGGAATCGACCATGGGAACGCCCGCCATGACCGCTCCGGTGGCGACGATCGTTTCCGCCTTCTCATTGATAATGGCCGATGGCTGATTACCGTGCTTCTTCAGGTCGAGGATGGTATAGGACCCGACCGTGCTCCCCCTTCCCTTGGGAAAGATGAAGACCTTCCGGCTGATCGATGTACCTGCCTTTCCTGTCGCCACGGTAAGTTCACCGGTCTTGGAATCGACCCCGCCGAGGAAGCTGAAAGCCTCCGTGAGGATCACAGCCTTTCCCTCACCTTCCCCAGCCGATATGGAACGCCCCTTCAT
The sequence above is drawn from the Methanomassiliicoccales archaeon genome and encodes:
- the ileS gene encoding isoleucine--tRNA ligase encodes the protein MIKQVQGSYNPAKLEKAVRDFWAKTDAYKKTKELRASGPDYYFVDGPPYTTGYIHLGTAWNKTIKDTIIRFKRMQRFNVTDTPGYDMHGLPIEVKVEQSIGVKNKKEIEEYGIDRFVGTCKEFALGFQKKMNEQFSELGVWMDWDNPYLTINSSYIEAAWWTLKRAHDKGLLVTSNRVLPGCPRCETALAEAEIEYSDEKDPSIYVKFPLRNDEKVSLLIWTTTPWTLPANMAVAAHPDFKYVKVRFRRIGETETVIVLKDLVDQIGEIGGWEQYDILETIEGDDLVGTEYVSPFADEVPYQREVDGKWVHKVIPSKTVEPSNTGLVHIAPGHGPEDFELGKEFGIEPFCPVDANGKFNSDVGEKYQGMHIKKANPLIIEDLREKSVLFWSGTIEHRFGHCWRCNTPVIFRNTQQWFLKVTAVKNLMLEEVERIRWTPDWAGSSRMYDWVLNARDWCISRQRYWGIPIPVWTCSACGEIKVIGSVAELEKLDGYRKDMELHRPWIDSITCDCPRCGKTMRRVLDVLDVWFDSAVASWAQLGFPGKRTEFDRWWPGRWITEAQDQTRGWFYSQLAAGCIAFGRAPYESVLMHGWMLDPTGQPMSKSKGNVIEPSKVIAEYGADALRFYMLRSSAPWEDIAFQNEGVKNARKMLNVFWNVVNFATQYMAIDNFDPNSVDYERLKGHLRSEDRWLISKTEKLKHEVTRNINTYDLHKACRAIEEFILDDLSRWYVRLIRDRMWKEEGDLDKLAAYKVLFDSVMATNLLLAPFCPHVTEDIYQHMDGTKGSVHMLEWPSADLTKVDERLETSMKECAELVEIITRERQARNVKLRWPMKRIIIKASTQEAMDSIMALDDILLAQSNTKSVQYVKPGQEWDETILNVIPNPHAIGKVYRQWSSKIAVLLKSRPAKQIKDSIDKGEYSLGIEGQLVKIEPNMVSFTSSLPNEVAGAKFSGGEVYLDFQITPEIEAEGFAREIIRRIQQMRKDMKLDVEEFVKVEVSAPAKITEYFKMWKEHIMSETRAKKLDFVDQPMGTYNVTWEVEGHKMEIAIASTHIKEAMTKLAGIPGLTPKMAMCLAEKGFCSVDDLKNLGEEKLGAMEGFTKSDAKRIFNHLVRTEDVRKCDTCGSALEADGRCPTCVPIAHKGTPKERLLPYLLRVPRMNKLKAEMLYDAGFDSIEKITAAGKEDLTNVSGLGTRTIDALLVYAQGRGFQATVKCQSCGNDIQPDELKCPSCGAAVRDDLDEDEERAKPKPVGELERSYAYLIKEEKSERAYSYFEKAITQGLKGFCVTRNYPLKIRTKYNMGDTQIVWLSNVGKEESLRPKDLEKLSYSLEQFLAANSGVILLDGLEYLITNNNFLTVLRFIQSLRDQVAINRSILIMALNPSTLDPHELNLLEKEVDVAL
- a CDS encoding DUF126 domain-containing protein, whose protein sequence is MKGRSISAGEGEGKAVILTEAFSFLGGVDSKTGELTVATGKAGTSISRKVFIFPKGRGSTVGSYTILDLKKHGNQPSAIINEKAETIVATGAVMAGVPMVDSLDISLFRDGDDVFVDGDTGMVSIAGVKESEVTTSILQCKERILILKRSDKVGTNQGKWAGVSGYIEPGESPEQTAPREIREELSINDFVMRAKADPIIIREPGHIWTIYPFLFETESQDVTTDWEHTDHKWVRPEEVRDYDVVPGFLKLLNDLKLV